Proteins encoded in a region of the Euwallacea similis isolate ESF13 unplaced genomic scaffold, ESF131.1 scaffold_63, whole genome shotgun sequence genome:
- the LOC136419057 gene encoding uncharacterized protein — MALPPKRDVFMLKLIQMARFLHIVCLEQFIKDCVIPQSLVLILIFNCGSLNKQHYPEDQGTSVRRISAAVGISVPLVWKTHHEELLYPYHVQRVQVLNPLGHQARVLVERLSRFEQYLLDNTDAKETFACEIRLKNVEDDLREFDKVQTRLEFMDPNERQNRLETESIYYNVISEAKRFIKLAHASQNCGTASVGNLKPLGSLGKLPDLGLPSFFDSATNVRKFIDTVQQHKAALEKLKLPVVKWDALLNPIILSKLDERTNHDWERKQCHTESPTVNQLLDFLTDKCFALESSRGFSRPQPHRPDKDRNENRGLAENVHICNENHFVYQCPRFTQLSMSEKYNEIRKHKLCSNCLRVGFLNQECKSSGCKKCAKKHNTAFHYEKREVGEGVQNPKNDGNSAPPLLPIDKQTMNKGKYSESEQSTRLPNSQDQDDARPWVDYSLTLASASLERDQVLLSTANILIADEKGEWQRCNALLDSGSQSNLMSERLCRKLNLSFKRINMPLYGISQLVTEIHRQTQAKIKSRFNSFEANLTFLVFPTLTENLPLFKFSRAALKIPGQINLADEHFNEPKNIDILLGVDIFYDLLGSGKMKLGDKLPVFQETSLGWVISRNLAGFGSRNQKTVCNLSMNISNKMLNDSLTKFWHVEEFEHSKFLSKEESYCEEYFTQTTTRDKDNSFIVKYPFKIEKNLELGESKPIALSRLKNLERKLEKNEELKKQYVDFMNEYQTLGHMTRQGPIGNDDSMPNSSYFLPHRAVVKDSITTKCRVVFDTSCKTSSGVSLNDTLMVDPVVQDELYAILLRLRLRKIVLSANIKMMYRYIKIQDSEQDYQKILWRVNSRDPVSVYRLNTVTYGTSSAHFQATRYLVELARQNENTYTRTSEIMKHSFYMDDLLVSLNSEEEALNVYKELKKIMEQATFKLRKWAYNSGTVLRNILESNNNENSDSFTLPHNKQLKTLGISWDPQLDTLKYTVNVRFDSTHATKRTILATISQIFDPLGLIGPELIKAKLIIQELWRLQLDWDQEVPHDLRQRWEEFATQLTYLNECKVVRHVMLGNAIRIALYRFSDSSEKAYGACIYVGSVDDLGNHGVRLLTAQSRVASYHSRATTGTRDNQDAKC, encoded by the exons GGTGTTAGTAGAACGCTTGTCTCGTTTTGAACAGTACCTTCTCGATAATACAGATGCCAAAGAAACCTTTGCTTGTGAAATTCGCCTTAAAAACGTGGAAGATGATCTTAGAGAATTTGATAAGGTTCAAACACGATTGGAGTTTATGGACCCAAATGAAAGACAAAATCGGCTTGAAACCGAATCAATTTATTACAACGTAATTTCAGAAGCAAAAAGATTTATAAAATTGGCTCACGCGAGCCAGAATTGTGGCACCGCGTCAGTAGGAAACCTAAAGCCGTTGGGAAGTTTAGGAAAATTACCAGATCTAGGTTTACCTTCATTCTTTG ACTCTGCGACAAATGTAAGGAAATTTATAGACACGGTTCAACAACATAAAGCCGCGTTGGAAAAGCTAAAATTACCCGTAGTTAAGTGGGATGCATTATTGAACCCAATAATCTTAAGCAAACTAGACGAACGTACGAACCATGATTGGGAACGGAAACAGTGCCACACTGAATCACCCACGGTTAATCAATTACTCGATTTTTTAACCGATAAATGCTTCGCGTTGGAATCTTCTCGCGGTTTCTCGAGACCTCAGCCACATAGACCCGATAAAGACAGGAACGAGAACAGAG GGTTGGCAGAGAATGTCCATATCTGCAACGAAAACCATTTTGTTTATCAATGTCCTCGGTTTACTCAACTGTCGATGTCTGAGAAGTATAACGAAATTCGGAAGCATAAATTGTGTAGCAATTGTCTACGAGTAGGGTTCCTAAATCAAGAATGCAAGTCCAGCGGGTGTAAAAAGTGCGCTAAAAAGCACAATACGGCGTTTCATTACGAAAAACGTGAAGTAGGTGAAGGCGTTCAAAACCCAAAAAACGACGGCAATAGTGCACCTCCATTATTACCTATAGACAAACAAACCATGAACAAGGGGAAGTACTCGGAATCCGAACAATCTACAAGGTTACCAAACAGCCAGGACCAGGATGACGCACGCCCTTGGGTTGATTATTCATTAACCTTAGCATCAGCCAGCCTAGAGAGAGATCAAGTATTGCTGTCAACCGCCAACATCTTAATCGCCGATGAAAAGGGAGAATGGCAGAGGTGCAACGCCTTACTTGATTCGGGAAGTCAATCAAACTTAATGAGCGAAAGACTTTGtagaaagttaaatttaagtttcaaaaGAATCAACATGCCTCTGTACGGCATCAGTCAGCTCGTTACGGAAATTCATAGACAAACCCAAGCTAAAATAAAGTCTAGATTCAACAGTTTTGAGGCCAATCTgacatttttggtttttccaaCGCTTACCGAAAATCTACCCCTATTTAAGTTCTCTAGAGCAGCGCTTAAGATCCCAGGCCAGATCAATTTAGCAGACGAACATTTCAACGAGCCAAAGAATATCGATATTCTGTTAGgggtagatatattttatgatcTACTGGGCTcgggaaaaatgaaattagggGATAAGTTACCCGTGTTTCAGGAAACATCTTTAGGCTGGGTGATATCACGAAACTTAGCAGGGTTTGGGTCGCGGAATCAGAAAACAGTTTGCAACCTGTCGATGAACATAtctaacaaaatgttaaatgatTCATTAACCAAATTCTGGCACGTTGAAGAATTTGAGCATTCCAAATTCCTGTCTAAGGAGGAATCCTATTGTGAAGAGTACTTTACTCAAACCACGACCCGGGATAAGGATAATAGTTTCATAGTAAAGTACCCctttaaaatcgaaaaaaacttgGAGCTTGGAGAATCGAAACCGATAGCGCTGAGTCgattaaaaaatctagagaGGAAATTAGAAAAGAATGAGGAGCTTAAAAAGCAATATGTGGATTTCATGAACGAATACCAAACCTTAGGCCACATGACGCGTCAAGGGCCAATCGGAAATGACGACTCTATGCCAAATAGTAGCTATTTTTTACCTCACAGGGCAGTAGTAAAGGACTCGATTACTACAAAATGTCGCGTCGTGTTTGATACAAGTTGCAAAACTAGTTCAGGCGTGTCGCTGAACGATACCTTGATGGTAGATCCGGTAGTCCAAGACGAATTATATGCAATTCTGCTACGGCTACGGCTCCGAAAGATAGTGCTGAGCGCAAATATTAAGATGATGTATAGATACATAAAAATTCAGGACAGCGAGCaagattatcaaaaaatactatGGCGAGTGAATTCTAGGGACCCGGTTAGCGTTTACCGGCTGAACACGGTGACGTATGGTACGTCGAGTGCACACTTTCAAGCCACTCGTTATCTAGTAGAACTGGCGAGGCAAAATGAGAATACATACACTCGGACATCggaaataatgaaacactCCTTTTATATGGACGATTTACTAGTTAGTTTGAATTCGGAAGAGGAGGCCTTGAACGTCtacaaagaattaaaaaaaataatggaacAAGCCAcctttaaattaagaaaatgggCATATAATAGTGGAACAGTATTAAGGAACATCTTAGAGTCCAACAACAACGAAAACTCTGACAGTTTCACGCTTCCGCATAACAAGCAATTGAAAACGTTGGGAATTTCTTGGGACCCCCAATTAGACACGTTGAAATATACAGTCAATGTTAGGTTCGACTCAACACACGCAACAAAGAGGACGATTCTGGCGACAATTTCTCAGATATTCGATCCTCTAGGATTGATTGGCCCAGAATTGATTAAAGCTAAACTAATCATTCAGGAATTATGGAGATTGCAACTCGATTGGGACCAAGAGGTTCCTCATGACCTCCGACAGCGGTGGGAGGAATTCGCGACACAATTGACCTACCTGAATGAATGCAAAGTAGTCAGACACGTGATGTTAGGCAATGCTATTCGAATTGCATTATATCGATTCAGTGACAGCTCGGAAAAGGCTTACGGGGCCTGTATCTATGTAGGATCGGTAGACGACCTCGGCAACCACGGAGTTCGACTTTTAACTGCACAATCAAGAGTGGCCAGTTACCATTCACGGGCCACCACTGGAACCCGCGACAACCAAGACGCAAAGTGCTGA